One genomic segment of Sander lucioperca isolate FBNREF2018 chromosome 10, SLUC_FBN_1.2, whole genome shotgun sequence includes these proteins:
- the si:dkey-40m6.8 gene encoding uncharacterized protein si:dkey-40m6.8 isoform X2, with the protein MRPHCWVMVALAGIMSYFSPERALGAPQREVSQTRAASLSPPPYVVILISCSGLVSFVLLLLTCLCCKRGGVGFNEFDNADGEECSGGSSPIQEDSLSSCPSLPEVYTLPVRDRPNCPALKDGADSKSKCFKRHALNYLQEIGNGWFGKVILAEVLCDCSSSQAVVKELRVSASPLEQRKFLAESEPYRSLKHPNILQCLGQCSENIPFLLVMEFCQLGDLKRYLRAQRKSNGMTPDLPTRDLLTLQRMAFEITSGLLHLHDNNYIHSDLALRNCLLTSDLTVRIGDYGLSHNHYKEDYYLTPDKLWIPLRWIAPELLEEYRGSLIVTDQTKTSNVWSMGVVIWELFEFGSQPHRHLSDEEVLTFVVRERQITLAQPRLKLSHADYWYEIMQSCWLPPSQRPSVAEIFLLLSSLLAAERGMARGSVGEEDEEDEEYEEGRGRRGESEESFERRWDLLRPPAFQTAANERQREREYGREDNSYPLLDPVGNCITPSSSELDDILTVTETSKGLNFEYFWEKAHARRGYKPLPPPQPIPTVNNNHRQSLDTPTVVPVISARSPSLASEYYIRLEEHTPQDKSPTLKGKTQSSFRSDSICPGDMELVEIRSGMLGKDRVPYFSSDKCRKGLQTVRSSEVQLQVPNTGVAEFRDASSRVTDFSVVDLGDDDEEEKRSSEADKKSSISSQAPVLPPKPRSMSMLSANHIHSRPLPAPPLGYRGLPHYTISGKIETDPHHMSSCPSSTFDHLGLHRSRQTLPPSPSLSPSLPPSSHPIYPQSSQMCPPPLPPHSQPQRSCPSYSTADTYSSYSKPQMQRSRRDPLSCDLSDREVGSRHLASLHNSRETSHSRAKDFDSPVRRENPLRPIYRNLPRPQPTNPQLDRQSSSSPTYSDEDDSPFMSPERPSGGTTVPHSSLSEDADPACAELFSRGMKRTQSRLDTILPAIWREDAELHAERVAAAKKSPMHLFLTEISSVTESSESKSEASWEGEKEEKRDGERWGNFVLPNRGMRRSQSLITELGSAGQSWGPEKRNRTGAKEDDTVTKESFQRDLFLTEIDTGRMDTDPAGGSETDPVKYLYPSGSRLRPYVCAPGLPSYTEAEEAYSKGIRRSRSLLSEITIGKEESDLQQTEKKPRRTEMTREEFLKEIQSAETFLTEIISRQNAATNRKEADSSYSPTPLSPEYESICIDPSSAQTIRFQSESSIRASNKGKDETPAEAIYAQVTKRAKKSEIKVSMKPEIPVLHIGSNKQPLKLDSEGSNADHCQSGEFVFSEIMPKNGLLHNQTLACQKEEEESSDGPALPARGEESNTVLKHENKSLITKETDTPKAAVIGNGELMKDDLQARSPERGDQTCGKTDTTSYDPDKEKYHTAKVSKVDSEHITAADLENNKNYDEMKRENLLQHNDTGQENPCHIAEEAPTPAATPTTPDWDPSSDVSLITPTDSALSPMTSNSADCLTPSDSWTSGGGGVGSGGWRALGNETPHRDSAYFSDSDWEGDGMSRRSSDGLIASRPSSGRGGDRGTLTGIEEKTEEEGEMGEKSPLRKSIQMSDIKSEIGETVEMCEETSTLYQYAPENAVSHLGDDQDILNKGLESTQKDDSGIFENKSKKSTLLCDDPQAKDCVDLIDKLFSKLDDESLKRLPHSSGYAVDNHYTDGIISQITDCKYQDSAANDLNLHSKSLAETNILSESVSGSQSNDCVLRPSNKDYTSVTETDIDISSMNSLKCGNDIVDSVTPSQVDNRESRLSKLYGIQTSDATLSDETPSIVEPSDDGKSVYDEVSGLMCPSWAEEGVEEAEGREERPGLDHNELGLRNLRCSDGNEDKKVTTETEKQLAAAELSNAMKEKSPLRGAASQIDSANNVDKDSCEGLDVKTKELWSAMEEDEERTGSAVIRGEFDCHRFLQSRDLRLWPDENDQWASPERRCQDMELRSEFFSGFSNKAWEVGERLVVGQEFWETEENDELAGSELHPAILEGCEETWNDETQGLAGNLDIKARWDSADGDDQQAVQVVDIQQEENIENLGELGSFNKDLKREISDIEVENIEIPEQEQAEGLILSCTETDRDREGLLDSTETEENQNFNRWPQNHLCKIQIEGQTSAVHVDEVTASNLENCFSHTLESSNISVCITEAPCENFSDLENVESGADSEAEMRSWLARQYTEERVSIVNEEEDYRDMPLPPNPISCPSELDEQEEIDQSYPQVDNFSSVDFPSPPPSIDLDMQDDKLESLDDSFPSPPPSVVEAEEFISHINLEDFIASAETETYISPNHSTNVSEPHLQESPPAPTQSKGISANLNLPSVHITLADESDLTPNVQDEHYNLFQKTSSASPSSPQVPLNNLPELLISEWKDLDEEPLEDFEKLEQLCCISGDEEDSLGDLFLGNLELLESLKKTPEQKSSSVGDSDTGEEICGSSTPEGSRVDMKEDRISDNSDKLAEPAPNLILDFQEEKNDRQRSPGKTSDVKDQGSLSKMTTKNGLMMQVCEERLQFSLSENVKTNVLWGSTVKDTVMLRPWGEQITENSSELVTVKEQQEDESEEEQESCPSIKSHTKSDETKAEPLTVIEQPEVTTPQPTANQAMKAKLARLSLALPPLALTLPLTPTGKGGFGDGAIGNRIGRRRGLSSGSDPDDEEEDEQEDERSRRVIVVTETDVDKRVGLRSLLKSPKEPMDREKDRGRNVSFFDDVTIYLFDQETPTNELSSSAPTSPAPVSVKSTKLDLRGPNIKSKESKRKEDLSIKPRSPVGAKPSSRFTVSPANDPHMV; encoded by the exons actcCAAATCTAAGTGCTTTAAAAGACACGCTTTAAACTATCTTCAGGAGATAGGAAATGGCTGGTTTGGAAAG GTGATTCTGGCTGAAGTGCTGTGTGACTGCAGCTCCTCTCAGGCCGTGGTAAAGGAGCTGCGTGTCAGTGCCAGCCCTCTGGAGCAGAGGAAGTTCTTGGCCGAGTCTGAGCCGTACAG GAGCCTTAAACATCCCAACATCCTTCAGTGTTTGGGGCAGTGCAGTGAGAACATCCCCTTCCTCCTGGTTATGGAGTTCTGTCAACTT GGTGACCTGAAGAGGTATCTGAGAGCCCAGCGCAAGTCAAATGGGATGACCCCTGACCTACCGACTCGGGACCTCTTGACTCTTCAGAGAATGGCTTTTGAGATCACCTCCGGTCTACtgcatctccatgacaacaacTACATCCACAG TGATCTGGCTTTAAGAAACTGCCTGCTGACCTCAGACCTCACTGTTAGGATAGGCGACTATGGCCTTTCACACAACCATTATAAG GAGGACTATTACCTAACTCCAGACAAGCTATGGATCCCACTACGCTGGATTGCTCCTGAGCTGCTGGAGGAGTACAGAGGATCTCTCATTGTTACTGACCAAACCAAGACCAGCAATGTGTG GTCCATGGGGGTGGTTATTTGGGAGCTGTTTGAGTTTGGCTCTCAGCCCCACAGACACCTGAGTGACGAAGAGGTGCTGACCTTCGTCGTTAGGGAGAGACAGATCACCCTGGCCCAGCCCAGACTCAAACTCTCCCATGCAGACTACTG GTATGAGATCATGCAGTCCTGCTGGCTACCTCCTTCTCAACGCCCTTCTGTAGCAGAGatattcctcctcctctcctccctcctggCCGCTGAGCGAGGAATGGCAAGAGGGAGTGTTGGggaagaagatgaagaggatGAGGAATATGAGGAGggcagaggaaggagaggggagagCGAGGAGTCGTTTGAAAGACGCTGGGACTTACTCCGTCCGCCTGCTTTCCAGACCGCAGCAAACGAGCGGCAAAGGGAGAGAGAGTACGGCAGGGAAGACAACTCCTACCCCCTACTGGACCCTGTGGGGAACTGTATCACTCCATCCTCGTCTGAACTGGATGACATCCTGACAGTGACTGAAACCAGCAAAGGCTTGAACTTTGAGTATTTTTGGGAAAAAGCTCATGCCAGACGAGGCTACAaacctcttcctccccctcagCCAATCCCGACTGTGAACAATAATCACAGACAGTCTTTGGACACTCCCACTGTGGTCCCAGTGATAAGCGCCCGAAGCCCCTCCCTCGCCAGCGAGTACTACATCAGATTAGAGGAGCACACTCCCCAGGATAAGTCGCCAACTCTTAAAGGGAAGACTCAGTCCTCTTTCCGCTCTGACTCGATCTGCCCTGGAGACATGGAACTGGTGGAGATTCGCAGTGGAATGCTGGGAAAAGACAGAGTCCCTTATTTTTCTTCTGACAAGTGTAGAAAGGGCCTCCAGACTGTCAGATCAAGCGAGGTTCAACTTCAGGTCCCCAACACAGGTGTGGCTGAATTCAGAGACGCTTCAAGCAGAGTGACTGACTTCTCAGTAGTTGATTTAGGGGACgatgatgaagaggagaagaggagtaGTGAGGCAGACAAAAAATCCTCCATTAGTTCTCAAGCCCCGGTCCTTCCTCCCAAGCCTCGTTCTATGTCCATGTTGTCAGCCAACCACATTCACTCGCGCCCCCTCCCCGCCCCTCCACTCGGTTATAGAGGACTGCCTCACTACACCATCAGTGGAAAAATCGAAACAGACCCCCATCACATGAGCAGCTGTCCATCTTCTACCTTTGATCACCTGGGGCTCCATCGGTCCCGTCAGACTCTACCCCCATCCCCGTCCCTCTCCCCTTCCCTTCCCCCATCGAGCCATCCCATTTACCCTCAATCTTCTCAAATGTGtcccccacccctccctcccCACTCCCAACCACAAAGAAGCTGCCCCAGCTACAGCACAGCAGACACTTATTCAAGTTACAGTAAGCCACAGATGCAGAGATCCAGAAGAGACCCACTATCCTGTGACTTGTCTGACAGAGAGGTTGGTAGCAGGCACTTAGCATCATTGCACAACTCCAGGGAGACTTCTCATTCTCGTGCAAAAGACTTTGACTCTCCCGTTCGTCGAGAAAACCCATTGCGCCCAATTTATCGCAATTTACCCCGCCCTCAGCCAACAAACCCCCAGCTTGACAGACAGTCTTCATCCAGTCCCACCTACTCAGATGAGGATGACTCTCCCTTCATGTCCCCTGAGAGACCCAGCGGTGGGACTACTGTCCCTCACTCCAGCCTATCTGAAGATGCAGACCCAGCCTGTGCCGAGCTCTTCTCCAGGGGAATGAAAAGGACTCAGTCACGCCTTGACACCATCCTGCCAGCCATTTGGAGGGAAGATGCTGAACTTCATGCAGAACGTGTGGCCGCTGCCAAGAAATCCCCCATGCATCTGTTTCTGACGGAGATATCTAGTGTGACGGAGTCTAGTGAGTCCAAGTCAGAGGCTTcatgggagggagagaaggaggagaaaagagatggagaaagaTGGGGAAATTTTGTGCTGCCCAACAGAGGGATGCGCCGCTCCCAGTCGCTGATCACAGAGCTGGGGTCAGCAGGACAGTCATGGGGGCCAGAGAAACGCAACAGGACAGGAGCTAAGGAGGATGATACAGTCACTAAAGAATCATTCCAGAGGGATCTTTTCCTCACAGAGATTGACACGGGAAGGATGGACACCGATCCGGCGGGAGGATCAGAAACTGATCCAGTAAAATACCTCTATCCTTCGGGATCCAGATTGCGGCCCTATGTCTGTGCTCCAGGCCTTCCCTCATACACTGAGGCTGAGGAAGCCTATTCAAAGGGTATACGGAGATcccgctctctcctctctgagaTCACCATTGGGAAGGAGGAGTCTGACCTGCAGCAGACTGAGAAGAAGCCCCGGAGAACAGAAATGACCAGGGAGGAGTTCCTGAAGGAGATCCAATCAGCAGAGACCTTCCTGACTGAAATAATATCTAGACAAAACGCTGCCACAAACCGAAAGGAAGCAGACTCATCTTACTCTCCTACTCCACTGTCTCCTGAATACGAGTCCATATGCATTGACCCAAGCTCCGCTCAAACCATCAGATTTCAGTCAGAGAGCTCCATACGAGCATCCAACAAAGGCAAAGATGAAACACCAGCTGAAGCTATCTATGCCCAAGTGACCAAGCGTGCTAAAAAGAGTGAGATAAAGGTTTCTATGAAACCTGAGATCCCAGTCCTGCATATAGGATCAAATAAACAACCTCTTAAACTGGACAGCGAAGGAAGCAATGCTGACCACTGCCAATCTGGTGAGTTTGTGTTTTCAGAAATCATGCCCAAAAATGGTCTCCTGCACAACCAAACACTTGCATGtcaaaaagaagaggaggagagttCAGACGGCCCAGCCTTACCTGCCAGAGGAGAAGAATCCAACACTGTGCTAAAGCATGAGAACAAATCACTAATTACAAAAGAAACAGATACACCAAAGGCTGCTGTTATAGGGAATGGTGAGTTAATGAAAGATGACCTACAGGCCCGCAGCCCTGAGAGAGGAGATCAAACATGCGGAAAGACAGATACCACATCATATGATCCTGACAAAGAAAAGTACCACACTGCAAAAGTTTCCAAAGTGGACTCTGAACACATCACAGCAGCTGATTTGGAGAATAATAAAAATTATGATGAGATGAAAAGAGAAAATTTACTTCAACACAATGACACTGGGCAAGAAAATCCCTGTCACATTGCAGAAGAGGCACCCACTCCTGCTGCCACTCCAACCACTCCAGACTGGGACCCATCCTCTGATGTCTCACTCATCACCCCCACCGACTCTGCCCTGTCACCTATGACTTCCAACTCAGCCGACTGTCTCACACCTAGTGACTCATGGACgagtggtggaggaggagtgggAAGCGGCGGGTGGCGAGCTCTGGGAAATGAAACACCGCATCGAGACTCTGCGTATTTCTCAGACAGTGACTGGGAGGGGGACGGGATGAGCAGGAGGAGCAGTGATGGACTCATTGCCTCCAGGCCAAGCAGCGGTCGAGGAGGGGATCGGGGAACACTGACAGGGATAGAGGAAAAaactgaggaggagggagagatgggagaaaaaagccCCTTAAGAAAGAGTATACAGATGTCAGATATCAAAAGTGAAATTGGAGAAACTGTTGAGATGTGTGAGGAAACGAGTACTCTATATCAATACGCTCCAGAGAATGCCGTCTCTCATCTAGGTGATGACCAAGATATTCTTAACAAAGGGCTGGAGTCAACACAGAAAGACGATTCTGGCATTTTCGAAAACAAGAGTAAAAAGTCAACCCTGCTGTGTGATGATCCGCAGGCCAAGGACTGTGTTGACTTAATTGATAAGTTGTTCTCAAAATTAGATGATGAGTCCCTGAAAAGGCTCCCACACAGCAGTGGGTATGCTGTAGACAACCACTATACAGATGGCATCATCTCCCAGATAACAGATTGCAAATACCAGGACTCTGCAGCGAACGATTTAAATCTACATTCCAAGAGCCTCGCTGAAACAAATATTTTGAGTGAGTCTGTATCTGGCAGCCAGTCAAATGATTGCGTGTTGAGGCCCAGCAACAAAGATTACACAAGTGTTACAGAGACGGATATTGATATCTCTTCAATGAACTCCCTCAAATGTGGAAATGACATTGTGGATTCTGTAACACCATCCCAAGTTGACAACAGAGAGTCAAGATTATCTAAACTGTACGGCATTCAAACCAGTGACGCCACACTCAGCGATGAAACCCCGTCAATAGTCGAGCCAAGCGATGATGGGAAGTCTGTCTATGATGAAGTAAGTGGTCTGATGTGTCCTTCTTGGGCCGAGGAGGGTGTTGAAGAGGCTGAGGGACGTGAAGAGAGGCCTGGTCTGGACCACAATGAGCTTGGCCTGAGAAACCTGCGCTGCTCAGACGGCAACGAGGACAAGAAGGTCACGACAGAGACGGAGAAACAGCTGGCTGCCGCAGAGCTGAGTAACGCCATGAAGGAAAAGTCACCCCTGAGAGGGGCAGCAAGTCAGATAGACTCTGCTAACAATGTGGATAAAGACTCCTGCGAGGGCCTGGATGTGAAGACTAAAGAGTTATGGAGCGCtatggaggaggatgaggaacgTACAGGATCTGCTGTCATTAGGGGAGAGTTTGACTGCCACCGTTTTTTACAGTCAAGGGACTTACGCTTGTGGCCTGATGAAAATGACCAGTGGGCCTCTCCAGAGAGGAGGTGCCAAGACATGGAACTGAGATCTGAATTTTTCTCTGGGTTCAGTAATAAGGCCTGGGAGGTGGGGGAGAGGCTTGTTGTAGGTCAGGAGTTTTGGGAGACGGAAGAAAACGATGAACTTGCAGGAAGTGAACTGCACCCTGCCATCTTGGAGGGCTGCGAAGAAACCTGGAATGATGAAACACAAGGACTCGCTGGTAATCTTGACATTAAGGCAAGGTGGGACTCAGCAGACGGCGATGACCAACAGGCTGTCCAAGTGGTAGACATACAACAGGAGGAAAATATTGAGAACCTCGGTGAACTTGGCAGTTTTAACAAAGATCTGAAAAGGGAAATCTCAGATATTGAAGTAGAGAATATAGAAATCCCAGAGCAGGAGCAAGCAGAGGGGCTGATTTTGTcatgcacagagacagacagggacagggaaggTCTGCTAGActccacagagacagaggaaaatcAAAATTTTAACAGATGGCCTCAGAATCACCTCTGCAAGATCCAAATAGAGGGACAGACATCTGCCGTGCATGTTGACGAAGTAACAGCCTCTAATTTAGAGAACTGTTTCAGTCACACTTTAGAGAGCTCAAATATATCTGTTTGCATCACCGAAGCTCCTTGTGAGAACTTTTCAGACCTGGAAAATGTTGAATCAGGCGCAGATTCAGAGGCTGAAATGAGATCATGGCTCGCTAGGCAATATACAGAAGAGAGAGTAAGCATTGTGAATGAAGAAGAGGATTATAGAGACATGCCCCTTCCCCCCAATCCCATCTCTTGTCCCAGTGAACTTGATGAGCAGGAGGAGATAGATCAGTCATATCCACAAGTAGACAATTTCAGCTCAGTAGATTTTCCTAGTCCTCCACCAAGCATAGACCTTGATATGCAAGATGATAAATTGGAGAGTTTAGACGACTCTTTTCCTAGTCCACCACCATCTGTTGTAGAGGCAGAGGAGTTTATTAGTCACATTAATCTAGAAGACTTTATTGCCAGCGCTGAGACAGAGACGTATATTTCCCCAAATCACAGCACAAATGTCTCAGAGCCACATCTGCAAGAATCACCACCTGCTCCAACTCAAAGTAAAGGGATCTCAGCCAATCTGAACCTTCCCTCTGTGCATATAACACTGGCCGATGAGAGCGATCTTACACCCAACGTACAGGATGAACATTATAATCTGTTCCAGAAAACATCATCTGCCAGTCCATCTTCACCCCAAGTTCCCCTCAACAATCTCCCAGAATTACTGATTTCTGAGTGGAAAGATTTGGATGAGGAGCCCCTGGAGGATTTTGAAAAACTGGAACAACTGTGCTGCATATCTGGGGACGAGGAGGACTCTCTGGGTGACCTTTTTCTGGGGAACCTGGAGCTCCTAGAGTCTTTAAAGAAAACACCTGAGCAGAAGAGCAGCAGTGTTGGTGATAGTGATACAGGTGAGGAGATATGTGGCTCTTCTACTCCTGAGGGGAGTAGGGTAGATATGAAGGAGGACAGGATCTCTGATAACTCTGATAAACTGGCGGAGCCTGCACCAAATCTGATCCTGGATTTTCAAGAGGAGAAGAATGACAGGCAGAGATCACCAGGCAAAACATCTGATGTCAAAGACCAGGGATCTCTCTCTAAGATGACAACAAAGAATGGCCTCATGATGCAG GTGTGTGAGGAGAGGCTGCAGTTCTCCCTCagtgaaaatgtgaaaacaaatgtGCTCTGGGGGTCTACTGTTAAAGACACGGTGATGCTCCGGCCCTGGGGGGAACAAATCACAGAGAACAGCAGCGAGCTGGTCACTGTGAAAGAACAACAAGAGGATGAAAG CGAAGAGGAGCAGGAAAGTTGCCCCAGCATTAAGTCCCACACCAAGTCTGATGAAACTAAAGCTGAGCCGCTCACTGTGATTGAACAACCTGAGGTCACAACCCCTCAACCTACTGCAAACCAGGCCATGAAAG CAAAACTAGCTCGTCTGTCTCTCGCCCTCCCTCCTCTTGCTCTGACTCTTCCCCTCACCCCCACTGGTAAAGGAGGATTTGGGGATGGTGCGATTGGAAATCGGATCGGAAGACGGAGAGGTCTGTCCTC